GGAAGTAATATTGCGTTTGTTCATATCAGAATAAGCGTCAGCAACCCTTCAAATTGCAGACGCAAGTAGTTCGGTTGATGCGTTAGGCCTCAATGAGTGAGGCTTACCTAATGGTTATAAGGAATATCGACAATGAGCACATATCAGTCCGATAGGCCAGCGATTCAGACGAATCTTAGGCGGGAAATTGAGGTAGAAGCGGGACATGAATGCTCAGTAACAGGATGCACTGAACATACATATCTCGAAATCCATCATATCAATCAAAACCGAGAAGATAACCGAAAGGAGAATCTAATTCTTCTGTGTGATAAGCATCATAAAATGGCACATGCTGGAGTAATTGATAGGAAAGCTCTGCATAATTATAAGGAGGCTCTTAGGGCTCGCTTAAATAGCAATGAATTTGTGAGGGGGCAGGAGGGCGATAGAGTAAATCGCTTTCTAAATATTGTGACAGACCTACTTTCATATAATGATTGTGGTGAGATTTCATATGTAGGCTCTGAAACGGGGTATTGGTTTGAGCAAGATGTATATATCAAGTTGAGTAACTTTTTTGCGAGCATACATATTTATAATTTTGAGCTTAGGTCTTATGATCGAAGCGTAAGAGATCGGCAGGATCGAATAGTAGATCTAATGCAGCAGGTTCTAAATATTAGAGAACAGGGTAATTACCGTTACAACGGCAGCTATTGCGCAACATTCATTCCAAAACATGCTATTGGTACTCCCGAGTATGATAGAGAGATATCTGCACAGAAAAAACTTGTTGAAGATAAGCTGCTGGAAATACAAAAATTAGCATCCGAGTTATGGGACTATGTAGGGAATAGGTTAGCCTAGTCTTCCTTATAACAAGTCATTCAACCAAACCCAGAGTCACGGCAGCTTCACATCAATTGCCAGTCATTCATTGTGCCGATGGTTGAATGTCAGCAGTGGGTCGGGAGTTGTCTCTCAAGACCTCCTGACAAATGCGAAGGCGCGGGTGGCGAAATCCGATAAGAGCGGGTGGGTAAATTGATAAGAATCTGCGCTTGGGAGCGAGGAACGGGCCAATCTCACCCGCCGCCGACTCGCTTGTCCGCAGCGCAGGGGCCTTCGTTTTTTTGAGGTTGCAGCTTTGGTTTTTTTTCTTGGCCGTTCAAAAGAAGCATGTCCCCACGGTGGCTACCGCTCCTAAATCAACGAGCCGAAGGCACTAAAAAGAAGATTTCTACGTAATATCAGTTATTAAGTTAGCTTTTTAGTGATGCCCATCGTATTACCCCACCCACAGCCTCTCTATTACCAGCCCTAAGAAAAAAATCACCAGCAAGCCCAGCGTGGAGTAGAGAATCCATTTGATGATGCGCAGCCAGCCCGGGTCTTGGCTGCGCTGGTATTTGAACGCGCAATAGGCGATGCCAAGTACGGCAAGTACAAATAACAGGCGCAGGACAATAAACATCAGATTCCTAAGGCAGGCAGATCGTGGAATGAGCTGGGGACGTCGTCGCGGTTTTCAAAGCTGACAATCTCGTAGGAGGATTCGTCGTCGAGCAGGGCGCGCAGCAGTTTGTTATTCATGGCGTGGCCGGATTTATAGCCTTCAAAGGCGGCAATCAAAGGGCGGCCAAGGATGTATAAATCGCCAACCAGATCGAGCACTTTATGGCGGACAAATTCGTCTTCAAAACGCAAGCCACCGTCGTTGAGCACGCGGTATTCATCAATCACAATCGCGTTATCCATGCTGCCGCCACGGGCTAAGCCGTTCATGCGCAGGTATTCCACTTCATGGATAAAGCCAAACGTGCGGGCACGGGCAATTTCGCTGACATAATTCGTGTCAGCAAAATCGAGCTTGATGGTTTGGGCTGATTTTTTAAATGCGGGGTGGGCAAAGTCGATGGTGAGCGCTACTTTATAGCCGTCATGCGGGAGCAGGCGTACCCATTTATCGCCTTCAGATACTTCTATAGGTTTCAGCACGCGGACAAATTGCTTGGCCGCATGTTGATCCACAATGCCTGCTGATTGCAGCAGATAGATAAAAGGCGCTGCCGATCCATCCATAATCGGCATTTCCGGGGCGTCGACTTCAACAATCACATTGTCGATGCCTAACCCCGCAAATGCAGACATGATGTGCTCGATCGTGCCGACACGTACGCCGTCTTTGACGAGCGTAGAGGAGAGCCGCGTGTCGTTGACCAGAGCGGGCGTAACTCTGAATGGCGTCGACTCGGGCAAATCGACGCGTTGGAAAACGATCCCGCTATTGACCGGGGCCGGTTTTAGGACGAGGGTAACCCGCTCGCCAGAATGCAGGCCCACGCCAACGGCGCGGATAGTCGTCTTCAGAGTGCGTTGCTGAAACATATTGGTCTCTTTAATCAACAGACCTCAATCTTACCAGCACCGGGTAGTGTGCTGGATTGATCTTTGCAATCTTGCCAATAGGCAATGCCTTTATCTCCGTCTGAAACACTCAATGCGGGCAGGCCAGGCGGTGCCCGACCTGCTCTGCTTTCATGATTAATCTGCCTGACGGCGTAAGAAAGCAGGGATATCCATATCCACATTAGAAGTTGTGCTGCGGCTTACGGTGGCTACATCGCCTGCAGAGCCACGCGCGCTGCGGTTATTCGGACGGAAGCCCGGTGGCAAATCGTAAGCGCCCCAGTCTGGCTCGCCAGAGTGATTGTCTGTGCCCGTTTTAAGCTGCGGTGTTTGTACGACAGACAGCTGTGGCTTATTGGCGTTATTGCCCATACCGGTAGCAATAATGGTAATGCGGATTTGCTCACCTAGGCTTTCATCGTAAACCACACCGTGTTTAACCATGGCATCTTCTGCCACATGCGATTGGATGATTTCACGGGCGCGGGTGATTTCGCTTTTCTTCAGGCTGGCACGGCTGGCGCTGATATTCAGCAGTACACCACGCGCACCCTTGAAGTTGATATTGTCCAGAAGCGGGCAGCTGATGGCTTCTTCGGTGGCGCGGATAGCGCGGTTTTCGCCTGCAGCAAAGGCGGAGCCCATCATGGCCATGCCTTTTTCCTGCATCACGGTCTTAACGTCGGCAAAGTCCACGTTGATCAGACCAGGATACTGGATGATTTCTACGATAGAAGCGACGGCATTACGCAGTACATCGTCAGCAGCGCGGAAGGCTTCGTCTACGGTAACGTCTTCACCGAGTACTTCTTCCAGTTTTTGGTTGGAAACAATAATCAGTGAATCGACCGAGCGTGAAAGCTCATCGATACCAGCCTGAGCCACTTTCTGGCGCGAGCCTTCGTCAAGACCAGGCTTGGTGACTACGCCCACGGTGAAAATGCCTTTTTCACGGGCAATTTGTGCAATCACAGGGGATGCGCCCGTACCTGTACCGCCGCCCATACCTGCGGTGATAAACAAGAGATTTGCACCATTGATCAGCTCACCAATGCGCTCGCGATCGGCTTCGGCTGCTTCGCGGGCAACTTCAGGATCGCAGCCTGCACCAAAGCCCGTCGTGCCCAATTGCACAACATCCGTAGCTTTAGAGAGTTTAAGCACCTGAGCATCGGTGTTGGCAGCAATAAACTGCACCCCATTCAATGCGTGCTCAATCATATTGTTGATCGCGTTGCAGCCTGCGCCGCCCACACCGATCACTTTAATATTGACGTGATGTGCAACTTCTTGCACTTCAAAAGTTAATGCCATGTTGCTCTCCTTGCGTTGCCCGATTTAAACAGCGTGGGGATGTTTCCCCTTATCGCTGATCCTTACCCGAATTTAAAAGGTGTTTTGAAACCAAAACGTCATAACAGCTAAAATATCCCCTGAGCCGTTATTTTTTCCCTGATTAAAATGTGTTTTGAAACCAAGATTTCATGCGGCCAAAAATATCCCCTACACCGCCGTCTTTGCCCCGGTTTACAGGGTTCTTTAGTAATTGTTCACGTGCAATTAACAGCAAACCCACCGCTGTGGAATAGCGCGGGTTTTTTACCACTTCGGCAAGGCCACCCACGTATTTCGGTGTGCCCATGCGTAGCGGCATATGGAAAATCTCTTCGCCAAGCTCAACCATGCCGGGCATCATTGCGGCTCCACCGGTAATCACAATGCCGCTGGACAGGCGCCCTTCAAAACCAGAGCGGCGTAACTCCTGCTGAACTAGGCCATACAGCTCTTCAACGCGCGGCTCAATCACTTCCGCCAGAGTATGGCGGCTCATTTGCCGTGCACCGCGCTCACCTACACCCGGCACTTCAATCATTTGCGCCGGATCGCTCATATGGCGCAGCGCTACACCATGCTGCAACTTAATGGTTTCGGCTTCTGAGGTTGGCGTACGCAGCGCCATGGCGATATCGTTAGTCACCTGATCGCCTGCAATCGGAATCACGGCGGTATGGCGAATGGCGCCGCCAATAAAGATGGCCAGATCGGTGGTGCCGCCGCCAATATCTACCAAGCAAACACCAAGGTCTTTTTCATCTTCAGTTAGCACTGAATAAGATGAAGCCAGTGGTTGTAACACCACTTCTTCGATCTCCAGCCCGCAGCGACGCACACATTTGGTGATATTTTGTACCGCGCTGACTGCGCCACTGACGATATGCACGTTGACATGCAAACGCACGCCCGACATGCCCATCGGCTCTTTCACGCCCTCTTGGCCGTCTATCATGTATTCCTGCGCCAGAATGTGCAGAACCTGATGGTCGGTGGGGATATTAACCGCGCTGGCCGTTTCAATCACACGGTCTACATCGGCCGAGGTGACTTCTTTATCCTTGATCGCCACCATGCCATCAGAATTAATGCTCTTGATGTGGCTGCCGGCAATACCGGTAAAGACCTGGCTGATTTTGCAATCGGCCATCAGCTCGGCTTCGCCCAGTGCGGACTGGATGGCCGCGACGGTTTTTTCAATATCAACGACCACACCACGTTTCAAACCGCGCGATGCAGCCGAGCCCAGACCAATCACATTGAGTGTGCCGTCTTCTTTGATTTCGGCGACAACAGCCACCACCTTGGATGTGCCAATGTCCAGCCCGACAATGATGTTTTTGCTATCTCTGGTCACCTGACAACCTCTTTACTCAATGTCTTACTTTTTAAAAACGATTTGATATCAAAATCGTATCGCTGAATTTTCTGTTTGCAGCAGGTTTTACCTGCCTTACCATTTTTCAAAACCGTCATGGTTATGCCGGTTTGGCTACTGCGGGCTTGGCCGGTACTGCTGGCTTTACCACGGGCTTACTTTCTACTGGCTTGTACTCTGGCAATCTGACTGCAAAGCCATTGGGATAACGTAAATCTACATATTCAAAAGGCTGCTTCAGCAAAGCCAGCGAATTGGGGTAGGCCGTTACAAACCGCGCCGTTCTGGCTACCGGCTCATCTCTGCCTACTTCAATAATCAGCTGGTGATCCAGCTCAAAGCGCCATGCTCTTCGTTCGGAAAGCCAGACATGGGTGGCTTTTTTCCCCAATGGCTGCAAGGTTTTATGCAGCTCTGCAAAGCCATCAATCATGACCTTTTCTGTGCCTTCCGGGCCTTCCAGAATGGGCAGCTGATCGTTGGATGCCGCATCAAAACGCTCACCATAACTATTAAGCAGGGCCACCGAGCCCCAGCGTGCAACTGCCTTGTGCTCTTCTACCCTGACCTCTACCCGGTCTGGCCAGTGCCTGCGTACCGTCACTTGCCTTACCCATGGCAGCTTTTCAAAGGCCTGCCGCGTCTTATCCAAATCCAGGGTAAAAAACGTTCCTGTCAGTTCGTGCTTAATAACGTATTGCAATTGCTCGCGTGTAACGTGAACTAAATCACCATCCACTTTGATTCTTTTAATTGGAAACAAAGGCGAATGCACGGTTAAAAACAGTAAGGCGTAAAACAAAAGCAATAAAGCTAATGCAGTCAGCAAATTGGCAAACCACATTAAAAGCTGAGGTTTATCCCACATGGGCGAACCTCGCTGCAATGGTTTGTGGGCTGAAATGGCTGAATAAAATCACCGATTATTATTCCAGCGTGCTGTTTAATACTTGCAAAACTAAATCCTCATAACTTAAGCCGGCTTCTCTTGCTGCCATAGGAAATAAACTATGTGAAGTCATGCCTGGCGCGGTATTGGCTTCTAATAAATAAGGCTTACCCGCTTCATCCATTAAGAAATCGATACGCGCCCAGCCCCGGCCTCCCAACGCCCAAAAGGCTTGTTTCACGTAAGCGGTAATTTGCTCGTTAAGCTGTGCAGACAAACCCGCAGGACAGCGGTAAACCGTGTCATCGCGGATATATTTGGCTTCGTAATCGTAGAATTCTGTAGCAGGCTCGATCTTTACAAACGACAGCACTTGTTCACCCAGTACAGCGGCGGTGTATTCTCCCCCACCAATGAACTGTTCTGCAATCACAATCTTGTCATACTTGTAAGCTTCTTCGAACGCAGCGGCAAGTTCCCCGGTATTTTTTACTTTGCTCACGCCAATACTGGAGCCTTCGCAGGCTGGTTTTACAAATAATGGCAGGCCAAGTTTTTGCTCAATCGCAGCAAAATCGCTGTTTGCATTCAAAATTTCAAAAGCTGGAATCGGCAGGCCAAGCGCTTGCCAGATTAACTTGCTCCGCAGCTTATCCATACCCAGCGCCGAGGCCAATACACCACAACCCGTGTAAGGGATGCCCATCACTTCAAGCGCGCCCTGCAAAGTGCCATCTTCACCAAAAGGGCCGTGCAAAATCAGAAATGCACGGTCAAAACCTTCTGCTTTTAACGCTTCAAGAGGCTTTGTTGCAGGATCAAAAGCGTGCGCATCCACGCCGCGTGCCTGCAGGGCTTCTAAAACACCTTTGCCGCTCATTAATGACACTTCACGTTCTGCCGAAGTGCCACCCATCACGACCGCTACTTTTCCGTATTTATTCATTTTGCGTACTCAATCAAGCTGTTGTTTTTCGCGTGGGCACAATGCCCATCCTACAAATTTCAAACCCAAATCTTGAACCTCAGAGTAAAAGGAGAGCACGAAGGGCCACGGAGAAAAGCAAAAGATGCTTCGTCTTTGTTTTAATTAGATTTTCTCCGTGAAACGCTGTGTTCTCCGTGCCTTTCCGTGGTTCGAGACTTAGGTTTTGTTATTTAAAATTGCAGCAACCTTGCCAGGAACGCCGCCTATCGTGCCTGCGCCCATGGTGATGATGACATCGCCGTCTTTGGCTGCGGCCATAATGGCTGCGGGCATTTCCTGGATATCGGCTACAAATTGCGGCTCCACCTTGCCAACTACGCGTACCGCGCGGGCTAGGCTGCGGCTGTCTGCGGCCACAATCGGGGTTTCGCCGGCGGCATACACTTCGCCAAGCAATAGGCCATCAACCGTGGATAACACTTGTACAAAATCTTCAAAGCAATCGCGGGTGCGGGTGTAGCGGTGTGGCTGAAATGCCAGCACTAAGCGGCGGCCCGGAAATGCACCCCGTGCAGCGGCAATGGTGGCAGCCATTTCAACCGGATGGTGGCCGTAGTCATCCACCAGCGTAAAGCTGCCGCCTGTTTCAAGCGCTATTTCGCCATAGCGCTGGAAGCGGCGTCCTACTCCTTGGAAGCTTGCTAATGCCGACTGAATGGCAGCTTCATCTGCACCAATTTCAATCCCCACGGCAATGGCGGCTAGGGCGTTCAGCACATTGTGCATGCCTGGCATATTCAGTGTGATGGGCAGGCGGCGGGATTCGCCGTTTTCCCAAACTGCATCAAATTGCATACGGCCATCAAGGGCGACGATATTCTCGGCGCGCAGCATGGCGTCGGAGCTGACGCCATAGCTGGTAATCGGGCTGGTGACCTGTGGCAGGATCTCACGCACATAAGGATCATCAATGCACAACACGGCGCGGCCATAGAAGGGCAGGTGCTGCAAGAAGGTAATAAAAGCCTTCTTCAGATTATTAAAGTCGTGACCATAGGTATCCATATGGTCCTGGTCGATATTGGTCACCACCGAAATAACCGGGGTGAGCAGCAGGAAAGATGCATCGCTTTCATCGGCTTCGGCCACTAAAAAGTCGCCATGGCCTAAGCGGGCATTGCTGCCAGCAGCGTGTAATTTGCCACCAATCACAAAGGTAGGATCTAAACCTGCGGCTTCTAAAATAGAGGCGGTGAGGCTGGTGGTGGTGGTTTTTCCGTGCGTGCCGGCAATGGCGATGCCTTGCTTTAAGCGCATTAGCTCGGCGAGCATTTGGGCGCGTGGCACCACCGGTATTTTACGATTACGTGCTTCGATGACTTCCGGGTTATCGTCTTTGACCGCGCTGGAAATCACCACCACATCTGCATTGGCCACATATTCGGCCGCATGGCCTAAATGGACGTGTGCGCCGTTTGCAGCAAGGCGCTGGCTGGTGGCATTACTGCCGAGGTCTGAGCCACTGATCTCAAAACCAAGGTTGAGTAAGACCTCAGCGATGCCGCTCATGCCAACACCGCCGATACCTACAAAATGGATACGTTTAACTTTGTGTTTCATCATCGTTTCTACTTGGCTAATTCTTCAATCACCGATACCACTTGCATCGTGGCATCCGGTTTTGCCAGACCGCGTGCTAGCTTGGCGATGCTTAAGCATTGTCCGCGGCTGGTTTGGGTCAGTAATTGGGCAAACGCGGCGGCGTTAAATTCTTTTTGCGCGATTAAAAGGCCTGCACCGTTCTCACTTAAATAGCGTGCATTGCCGGTTTGGTGATCATCAACTGCGTGCGGAAAAGGCACCAGCACCGATGCGGCGCCTACACAGGCCAGCTCGGCCACGGTCAGCGCGCCGGCACGGCATAAAATCAAATCGGCATTGGCGTAGGCCTCTGCCATATCGCTGATAAATGCCACGCAATCTGCGCTGACATCGGCGGCGGCATAATTGGCCCGCAAGGCTTCAATATGTTTTTCGCCCGCCTGATGAATCACCATCGGGCGCTGATCAGCAGGCATTAAGGCCAGTGCCTTGGGAACTTCTTCGTTAAAGACTTGTGCGCCTAAGCTGCCACCAACAACCAGCAGCCTGAGCGGGCCAGTGCGCCCTGCAAAGCGGGCCTCAGGCAGCGCTAGATTTTGGATTTCTGCCCTTACCGGGTTGCCAATGCAGCCTTCAATTCCTGGAAATGCACTTGGAAAAGCAAACAGTACGCGGTTGGCAATCTTAGACAGCACCTTATTCGTGAGCCCTGCTACCGAGTTTTGTTCGTGGATTACCAGTGGCAGCCACAGCATGCGCATGGCTACGCCGCCAGGGAAGCCGGTAAAGCCGCCAAAGCCAATGGCCACATCAGGCCTATGCTCAAAAATGGCTTTAAATGCGCCGCAAAGTGCCTTGAGTTGTACCCAAGGTTGGCTGAGTTTTTTCAGCAGCCCTTTGCCGCGCACGCCATCAATTTTGAGGGTGATCAGATCAATGCCATGCTCAGGCACGATGCGGGTTTCCATACGGCCCGCAGCGCCCAGCCAGATGATTTTCCAGCCGCGTGTTTTTAGCTCATTAGCTACCGCAAGAGCAGGGAAAATATGCCCGCCTGTGCCGCCTGCCATTACGAGAAGGGTACGTTTACTCATGCACGGTACCCCCTGATCAGCTGGCGGTTTTCGTAATCAATCCGCATCAGAACGCCTAAAGCAATTAAATTTGCAACCACGCCAGAGCCACCAAAAGACAGCAGCGGCAGGGTTAAACCCTTGGTGGGCATCAGGCCCATATTTACGCCAATATTGATAAATGACTGTACGCCCATCCAGATTCCTACGCCTTGAGCGGCTAAAGCTTGCCAGTGGCGCTCCAGCTTGGCGGCTTGTACGCCGATCATAAATGAGCGAAAAATCAGAAAAGCAAACAGCAAAATCACAAGGGCTACACCGATAAAGCCAAACTCTTCGGCAATAATTGCCATTAAAAAGTCGGTATGCGCTTCGGGCAGGTAGGAGAGTTTTTCTACGCTAGCCCCAAGACCCACGCCGCTCCATTCGCCCCGGCCAAAAGCAATTAGCGAATGGCTAAGCTGATAGCCCTTGCCGTACGGATCTTTCCACGGATCTAAAAACCCCAGTACGCGTTGCATACGGTAAGGCGAGCTGACCACCAGCCCCACAAACGCCACGCCCAAGAACATAAACAGGCCGGCAAAGAGCTTCCAGTTAAAACCGCCTAAAAAGAGTGCGCCCATGGCGATTGCTGTAATCACGGCAAAAGCACCAAAGTCTGGCTCCAGCAATAAGAGTGCGCCCACCAGCGCCATCACCATAAACATGGGGAACAGCACTTTGCTTACGCTTTGCATAAATGAGCCTGTCATGCTGATGGCTTTGCGTACGGTGTAATCCGCGGCATAAAGCACAACAAATAGCTTCATCAACTCGGACGGTTGCAAGTTAATTACCACCAAAGACAGCCAGCGGCGGCTACCGTTTACTTCGCGCCCCACGCCCGGAATCAGTACCAAGAGCAGCAAAATCATGCCAATTAAAAACAGGGTGGATGAATACTGCTGCCAGGTTTTGGTAGAAATAGAAAAGGCAATAAATGCACCTGCAATGCCGACGACCAAGAAAATCACATGGCGAATCAAAAAATAGTTAGAGCGAAAGCCGGTGTCTTTATCTACTTCGGCCATCGCAATTGATGAGGAATACACCATCACCAAACCAATCGTCAGCAGCAGGGTAATGCACCAGAACAGCGCCTGATCATAGGCCGCCATATTGGGGCGCAGCCGTTTGATAGCTTGTGAAAATAGCTGGCGCATCAGGCCTCCAAACCTTTTGGGAGCTTATCTTTATGCCCACTCATCGTTGGGCATACCCGAATGGCGGTTTGAGAAAATAGTTGGGGCATATCAGCTCGCTAAACCTTTAACCGCAGCGATAAATACTTCGGCGCGGTGGTGGTAGTTGCGGTACATGTCGAGGCTGGCGCAAGCAGGGGAAAGCAGCACAACATCGCCGCTTTCGGCAAAGTTGCTGGCAAACTGCACTGCCATTTCCATATTGGGCAGTTGCAGGACGGGCAGCAGATGTTCGTTATCAGAATCTACAAATTGTGATTGGGCTTCATTGAGCGCTTCGGCCAGAATGGGCGCGTCGCGGCCGATCAGAATTACCGCGCGGCAAATGCGTGCGCAAGCGGCTTTAAGCGGGCGGAAATCCTGGCCCTTGCCATCGCCGCCAGCGATCAGCACAACTGGGCGGGTCATGCCTTTGAGCGCAGCTTCGGTTGCGCCTACATTGGTGCCTTTGGAATCATCAAAGTAATCAACGCCCTGCACCGTGGCCACATACTCCACCCGGTGGGCAAGGCCAGTGAATGATTTCAAAGCGGCCAGCAGCGGGGCTGTTTCTAAGCCAATGGCTCGGCAAAGCGCGATAGCGGATAGCGCGTTCACCGCATTATGTAAGCCTGCCACGGGCAACTCTGTCGCATTGAGCAGCGCTTCATCCCCAAGGCTTAAGGTGAATTCGCTCCCTTTCAGGCCGTACTCATCAGCGGCACGCGGCGCATCGGCACCAAACCAGACAATCTGGCGGGATTTCAGCTCTGACGCCATGGCGAGGCAGTGGGCGTCTTCACGGTTTAAAACAACCGTGCCTGTACCGGCAAAAATAGCGGCCTTGGTGGCGGCGTAATGCGCCAGATTTTTATAACGGTCTAAATGGTCTTCGCTGATATTCAGTACGGTGGCGGCATCGGCATTCAGTGAGGTGGTGGTTTCGAGCTGAAAGCTGGACAGCTCCAACACAAACACATCGGCATCCGGTCTGGCGGTGAGCGCATCAAGGACCGGCAGGCCGATATTGCCAGCCATTACGGCTTTTAAACCGGCGGCTTCGCACATCTGGCCAACCATGCTGGTAACGGTGGATTTACCGTTGGAGCCGGTGATGGCAATTACTTTAACGGCAGTGCCGGCAATGGCCTGAGCAAATAATTCCACATCGCCCAAAGCAGGCACGCCACGGGCCACGGCTGCTGCAATGGCCGGGGTGGCAAGTGGCACACCGGGGCTGACAATCAGCGCACCGGCATCTGCAAATGTGGTATCGCTGAATGCACCTAAGCGCAGTTCAATATCTGGGTGGGCAGCATGCAGCAGTTCTAGGTTTGGAGGCGTGCTGCGGCTGTCTGCCACCGTGACGCGCGCGCCCTGAGCGGCCAGCCACTTAGCAGCAGAAAAGCCCGATTCGCCTAAACCTACAACGATGCAATGTTTGCCTTGGTAATTCATTTTCTATCTCAGTGAAATGCTTAAATTTCTAAAAAAATCTGAAAGTCTGTAGACACAGAGCACACAGAGAAAACCTTATAAAAGTGGGCGATTTCTTTACCCGTTTTTAATCCTCATGGTTTTCTCTATGTGCTGCTTTTCCTCTCTGTGTTCTCTGTGTTTACAGAACTTTTAAGGTTTAACGCAGCTTCAGCGTGGCTAAACCCGCTAATACCAACAGCATGGTGATAATCCAGAAGCGCACGACGACCTGCGTTTCTTTCCAGCCTTTGAGTTCGTAATGATGGTGAATCGGGGCCATTCTGAAGACCCGTTTGCCGCGTAATTTAAAGCTGGCCACCTGAATCATCACCGACAGTGCTTCCATCACAAACACGCCGCCCATAATCAGCAAGACGATTTCCTGACGGACAATCACCGCCACAATACCAAGGCCTGCGCCAAGTGCTAATGCACCCACATCGCCCATAAAGACTTCGGCTGGGTAGGCGTTAAACCATAAAAATCCCAAGCCTGCACCGGCCATGGCTGCACAGAAAATCACCAGCTCGCCTGCGCCGGGTACATGGGGCACGCCCAGATATTTGGAGAACACCACATTGCCCGCAACATAGGCAAAAATGCAGAAAGCAAAAGAAATCAGCACCGTTGGCATAATCGCCAGCCCGTCCAGACCATCTGTGAGGTTGACCGCATTACTGGTGCCTACAATCACAAAGTAAGTCAGCACGCAAAAGCCAATCGCGCCAAAGGGGTAGAGAATCTGCTTGAAAAATGGAATCACAAAGCCGGTATTGGCGGGCAGGCTGCCACCGGCGTGAACCAAAAATACCCCCGCACCAATCGCAATCAGCGATTGCCAGAAAAGCTTGGCTTTGGCTGATAAACCTTTAGGATCTTTCAGCGCGAT
This portion of the Iodobacter fluviatilis genome encodes:
- the murG gene encoding undecaprenyldiphospho-muramoylpentapeptide beta-N-acetylglucosaminyltransferase, whose amino-acid sequence is MSKRTLLVMAGGTGGHIFPALAVANELKTRGWKIIWLGAAGRMETRIVPEHGIDLITLKIDGVRGKGLLKKLSQPWVQLKALCGAFKAIFEHRPDVAIGFGGFTGFPGGVAMRMLWLPLVIHEQNSVAGLTNKVLSKIANRVLFAFPSAFPGIEGCIGNPVRAEIQNLALPEARFAGRTGPLRLLVVGGSLGAQVFNEEVPKALALMPADQRPMVIHQAGEKHIEALRANYAAADVSADCVAFISDMAEAYANADLILCRAGALTVAELACVGAASVLVPFPHAVDDHQTGNARYLSENGAGLLIAQKEFNAAAFAQLLTQTSRGQCLSIAKLARGLAKPDATMQVVSVIEELAK
- the ftsW gene encoding putative lipid II flippase FtsW, whose protein sequence is MRQLFSQAIKRLRPNMAAYDQALFWCITLLLTIGLVMVYSSSIAMAEVDKDTGFRSNYFLIRHVIFLVVGIAGAFIAFSISTKTWQQYSSTLFLIGMILLLLVLIPGVGREVNGSRRWLSLVVINLQPSELMKLFVVLYAADYTVRKAISMTGSFMQSVSKVLFPMFMVMALVGALLLLEPDFGAFAVITAIAMGALFLGGFNWKLFAGLFMFLGVAFVGLVVSSPYRMQRVLGFLDPWKDPYGKGYQLSHSLIAFGRGEWSGVGLGASVEKLSYLPEAHTDFLMAIIAEEFGFIGVALVILLFAFLIFRSFMIGVQAAKLERHWQALAAQGVGIWMGVQSFINIGVNMGLMPTKGLTLPLLSFGGSGVVANLIALGVLMRIDYENRQLIRGYRA
- the murD gene encoding UDP-N-acetylmuramoyl-L-alanine--D-glutamate ligase; the protein is MNYQGKHCIVVGLGESGFSAAKWLAAQGARVTVADSRSTPPNLELLHAAHPDIELRLGAFSDTTFADAGALIVSPGVPLATPAIAAAVARGVPALGDVELFAQAIAGTAVKVIAITGSNGKSTVTSMVGQMCEAAGLKAVMAGNIGLPVLDALTARPDADVFVLELSSFQLETTTSLNADAATVLNISEDHLDRYKNLAHYAATKAAIFAGTGTVVLNREDAHCLAMASELKSRQIVWFGADAPRAADEYGLKGSEFTLSLGDEALLNATELPVAGLHNAVNALSAIALCRAIGLETAPLLAALKSFTGLAHRVEYVATVQGVDYFDDSKGTNVGATEAALKGMTRPVVLIAGGDGKGQDFRPLKAACARICRAVILIGRDAPILAEALNEAQSQFVDSDNEHLLPVLQLPNMEMAVQFASNFAESGDVVLLSPACASLDMYRNYHHRAEVFIAAVKGLAS
- the mraY gene encoding phospho-N-acetylmuramoyl-pentapeptide-transferase gives rise to the protein MLLLLTQWLGESIRAFNVFNYITLRAVLATMTALGISWTMGPWVIKKLTDLKVGQVVRTDGVQAHLIKAGTPTMGGTLILLAIGLTTLLWGDLRNKYVWLALIVTMATGVIGFVDDYRKIALKDPKGLSAKAKLFWQSLIAIGAGVFLVHAGGSLPANTGFVIPFFKQILYPFGAIGFCVLTYFVIVGTSNAVNLTDGLDGLAIMPTVLISFAFCIFAYVAGNVVFSKYLGVPHVPGAGELVIFCAAMAGAGLGFLWFNAYPAEVFMGDVGALALGAGLGIVAVIVRQEIVLLIMGGVFVMEALSVMIQVASFKLRGKRVFRMAPIHHHYELKGWKETQVVVRFWIITMLLVLAGLATLKLR